The Pecten maximus chromosome 6, xPecMax1.1, whole genome shotgun sequence DNA window GATACCTCGTACTCAATTGCGTACGATTACAATTACCATtccttgtatttttttctggaaCCCTCCTTGTCGATCATGTATCGATCTCCAGCAGATATTACGGTGTGTATGTGACCGTAGACTGTTTACCTAGCGAGACGTTTGACTTATAGCTTATAGCAATTATCTTATCATCACTCCAAGGGGCCTTCTTCTAGAAACAACCAAACACGCCTGATGACGGCGCACAGTGTTTGGAGGGTAACCTCGTTATAATGACAGTTTGCCTAAATGAATTGGCGTTGTATCAAGGTTTTATAGTATACAGGTGTCGTAATTTCGAGGTTAAATTATGTTTCGTTGCCTTTTCCTTCTATGTGAAAGTTTAGTTGTCATCTCTGATAAATCTATGGCACAGGCGTCCAATATATTAAAACTACGGCACGACGCCTTCTGCAACAGACGCACTCAATACAAAAGTTATGACATATGCGTCCTCTACGTTAAAGTTATGACATATGCGTCCTCTACGTAAAAGTTATGACTTATGCGTCCTCTACATAAAAGTTATGACATATATGCGTCCTCTATATTAAAGCTATGACATATGCGTCCTCTACGTAAAAGTTATGACATACGCGTCCTCTACGTAAAAGTTGACATATGCGTCCACTACATCAAAGTTATGACATATGCATCCTCTACGTAAAAGTTATGACATATGCGTCCTCTACATAAAAGTTATGACATATGCGTCCTCTACATACAAGTTATGACATATGCGTCCTCTACGTAAAAGTTATGACATATGCGTCCTCTACATAAAAGTTATGACAAATGCGTCCTCTACATAAAAGTTGTGACATATGCGTCCTCTACGTGAAAGTTATGACATATGCGTCCTCTACATAAAAGTTATGACATATGCGTCCTTTACGTAAAAGTTATGACATATGCGTCCTCTACATAAAAGTTATGACATATGCGTCCTCTACATAAAAGTTATGACATATGCGTCCTCTACATAAAAGTTATGACATATGCGTCCTCTACGTAAAAGTTATGACATATGCGTCCTCTACATAAAAGTTGTGACATATGCGTCCTCTACATAAAAGTGATGACATATGCGTCCTCTACATAAAAGTTGTGACATATGCGTCCTCTACATAAAAGTTATGACATATGCGTCCTCTACATAAAAGTTATGACATATGCGTCCTCTACATAAAAGTTATGACATATGCGTCCTCTACGTAAAAGTTGTGACATATGCGTCCTCTACGTAAAAGTTATGACATATGCGTCCTCTACGTAAAAGTTGTGACATATGCGTCCTCTATGTAAAAGTTATGACATATGCGTCCTCTACGTAAAAGTTATGACATATGCGTCCTTTACGTTAAAGCTATGACATATATGCGTCCTTTACGTTAAAGCTATGACATATGCGTCCTCTACGTAAAAGTTATGACATATGCGTCCTTTACGTTAAAGCTATGACATATGCGTCCTCTACGTTAAAGTTATGACATATGCGTCCTCTACGTAAAAGTTATGACTTATGCGTCCTCTACATAAAAGTTATGACATATATGCGTCCTCTATATTAAAGCTATGACATATGCGTCCTCTACGTAAAAGTTATGACATACGCGTCCTCTACGTAAAAGTTGACATATGCGTCCACTACATCAAAGTTGTGACATATGCATCCTCTACGTAAAAGTTATGACATATGCATCCTCTACGTACAAGTTATGACATATGCGTCCTTTACGTAAAAGTTATGACATATGCGTCCTCTACATAAAAGTTATGACATATGCGTCCTCTACATAAAAGTTATGACATATGCGTCCTCTACATACAAGTTATGACATATGCGTCCTCTACGTAAAAGTTATGACATATGCGTCCTCTACATAAAAGTTGTGACATATGCGTCCTCTACATAAAAGTTATGACATATGCGTCCTCTATGTAAAAGTTATGACAAATGCGTCCTGTACATAAAAGTTGTGACATATGCGTCCTCTACATAAAAGTTATGACATATGCGTCCTCTACGTAAAAGTTGTGACATATGCGTCCTCTACGTAAAAGTTATGACATATGCGTCCTCTACGTAAAAGTTGTGACATATGCGTCCTCTATGTAAAAGTTATGACATATGCGTCCTCTACGTAAAAGTTATGACATATGCGTCTTCTACGTAAAAGTTATGACATATGCGTCCTCTACGTTAAAGTTGTGACATATGCGTCCTCTATGTAAAAGTTAGGACATATGCGTCCTTTACGTTAAAGCTATGACATATGCGTCCTCTACGTAAAAGTTGTGACATATGCGTCCTCTGCATAAAAGTTATGACATATGCGTCCTTTACGTTAAAGCTATGACATATGCGTCCTCTACGTAAAAGTTATGACATATGCGTCCTTTACGTTAAAGCTATGACATATGCGTCCTCTACGTTAAAGTTATGACATATGCGTCCTCTACGTAAAAGTTATGACTTATGCGTCCTCTACATAAAAGTTATGACATATATGCGTTCTCTATATTAAAGCTATGACATACGCGTCCTCTACGTAAAAGTTGACATATGCGTCCACTACATCAAAGTTGTGACATATGCATCCTCTACGTAAAAGTTATGACATATGCATCCTCTACGTACAAGTTATGACATATGCGTCCTTTACGTAAAAGTTATGACATATGCGTCCTCTACATAAAAGTTATGACATATGCGTCCTCTACATAAAAGTTATGACATATGCGTCCTCTACATACAAGTTATGACATATGCGTCCTCTACGTAAAAGTTATGACATATGCGTCCTCTACATAAAAGTTGTGACATATGCGTCCTCTACATAAAAGTTATGACATATGCGTCCTCTACATAAAAGTTATGACAAATGCGTCCTCTACATAAAAGTTGTGACATATGCGTCCTCTACATAAAAGTTATGACATATGCGTCCTCTACATAAAAGTTATGACATATGCGTCCTCTACATAAAAGTTATGACATATGCGTCCTCTACATAAAAGTTATGACATATGCGTCCTTTACGTTAAAGCTATGACATATGCGTCCTCTACGTAAAAGTAATGACATATGCGTCCTCTACGTTAAAGCTATGACATATGCGTCCTTTACGTGAAAGTTGTGACTTGTTTAGACTATGACATATGCGTCCTCTATGTAAAAGTTATGATACATGCGCCCTCTATGTAAAAGTTATGATACATGCGCCCTCTATGTAAAAGTTATGATACATGCGCCCTCTATGGCAATGTTATAGTACAGACATCCCTATATTAACGTGATGGCGCCCTCTATATTATAACAGTAAACGTTTCAGACATCACTTACTGAGTACAATAGCCCCGGTTgtgatgtctgtctgtagacggtaATCGGATGGAGGGGTCTTACATCAAGTTGTGCCAAATCCCAAATAATTACCGGACCCGATCGTGATTTTATGGCCCCATTCAAATCAAGTGTTTACAAATGATGCTGCATGTTATACAAACTCCGATCGTTACCTttcttattatcattttatgacGAATGGGTCGCTGGATACtttaataaatgtgttttttcccctaaCTAGTACTCTAGCTTCAGTATATGAAACCTTCTATTCAAACATTAATGAGTGTTTTTGGTTAAAGTTCAGGACGAACCCCAATCGCTCAAACAAGGATGGATTTCTTTGTTGAACTAAGCTGGGTTAGTGTGCGTATCCATTATAAAAACTTGAACCACAAATATTTGAagataatattttcaaatggGTATTGAAGAGGCTTACCGCTGTGCCTCGATCTGAATCTAATCTCTCTCTAAGATACGCTTGTCATTCAGTGGCTGCTATTGACTTCTACAATTTACAAGGTACTGCCTTCTGTAACTTTCAACATTGTAAgaatttatgaatatttttaattattttgtccATCTCACAATCCGTCCCTCGGGTGCCGTGTCACATGACAATAAATACACCTAGGTGGCGCTCTCGGATGTCCTATCGCCCACGAGTACACCTCACAAAACATTGTCACTTTTCATGATTTATATGTATCTTTTTAACTATTCTACAGCGTTGTAACTCAGCATGTAGTCGGCTCGGGTAGCTTAGACATCTAGAGTTTCACGACAACTCATCTCTCCGGTTACCCGTGTATTCTGTACGCCTAGTAAGCCCGAGtcatgtgtaaaatatatacaatacaacatTAATAGGCTATAAGTCTACCCCGGACAACACAAGccaatgttgatatatattaacTCGCGTTATAATTGCAAATATATTCAAATCTTGTGGGTTTTATGACTTTATGATGAGAATCAAGCTTCGCCCATTTACCCTTCACTGTCAGTCCGATAGTGAATGCGTCATAAACTGTCCTGCGTGTTCAAAACTGTCAGAATTCACAATACACGATATTATTCAGATCCGAAACATATTTGCACCATAAAGGGTTGTGATGGATGAGTTTCCGATAACATAAGAGGACTTTCAGCATTAACGCCAAATCCAGTTTCATATATAACCGAAGGAAATGTTTAGATAATGCAATTTACTCCCCATATTTATGATTTTACTACTAAAAGTCAATTATTCAATGGAAGAGTGGTTTCCATTCCGTGAAATCTTAAATTGAATTTCTCACACTTTCTAATGCGAGACAGACATCAATGAACTACTATCTGTTGACTTCTAGACCTTGatgaaaatcattatttttaattttgaaaccTTCAGACAAGATAATTGTTTGAAGTGTGATGATATGGAGCGCGTGCTACCCGATACGATAATTATTGTCATGTTTACATTATGACGATGAAAGGGAAATCTGAAACACTTAATCAATTGCAATTTGTGTCCATCTATCGTGCATTCATACATAAACAAACATTAATTATTGATGATTCTGAAATGTCCTGAAAAGACATGATGTCATATGGTGCAAATGAAAattaatgtgtatacatatattgcaATCTCGATATACATTTTATCGACGGAGCGAAATGTTTTCACGCGCTCAAATCTGCGAgattaaattttatcattttttcgATGGAAATATTAATAACCAAATCGATACATTGTATAGGCAAAAGAAGTTTATGACAGTAGCAAACAGTGGTACGTAATGACCGGATGTGCAAATACGCAGGCGTCGAAAGTAACAGGAAGTAAGCCATGTCTTTGTTGTAGTAACTAAATTGAATCATCTGTGTATATTATTTTAGCGAAGTCTGTTGTCGTGTGTGGGTTAATACAGAGGGAATTCCAGTTTAGGAGGCGATAAAGATACATTTCTCTGAATCTAacataataaatgtttttttttatcgtagCAGTATTGATTCCAGATATCTGCACGTATGAAAACTTCGGCAAACTCGTAGGCAATTTATTGGTGTCCAATATTGTATGATTGCGTTATAAGGTGATGTCAATGCAGTGACTAACATGTTataaagccccccccccccccccccccccccccaaagacACAGGAACCCAGACATAGCGACATGTAGAGTAATTACAGACGaacaattttttatttgtcttgCGATGGAATACAAAATTGCTTGCCTTGCTACTCAAAACGAATTCTACGACAAAAAAGTATTcctttttttaaacaacattacatattattattatgatatagTGTTCTAGCTCGCAAATTCGTTAGAAATTGTTTTAATGCTCATAAGTACACCAATGACGTTTAGTTCTCAATGTTAAGCTTGAATttagttaaaatatatttagCTGATGACGTCATGTGAAATATGAATCTCTTTGaagaaatataagaaatatatacaatacaggtgTAAAATATCGTTTAAGCTAATACACCTGTACATCTGAAATCGTTTTGCACGGAAGGACCTCGTCCTGGTGCCATTTCGAAACAACCTCATAATCACTCATCAACACAAATTGTTTAATGCATTTAAAACAAGTACCAAGAAATGTTTGATTCGCGTTAGGACGACCAGTATGAGAAAAGGTGGAAGCTTAAGGTGTGATTAGAACAGGGGGTATCACGGAGCATCACCGCACGAGATGGAATCGACACAAGGATGAGGGGCCCTGCGGGGAATGGGCATGATGATAGTAACTACAGCTTATTTTACACGTGCTTTACATGACTTGGGGAATGGCAAATATCGCGCGGTAAATGTCAGTACTATGTACCCACAGGACGGACAGTAGATAGATCTAGACTATTATCGTGTCGATTAGAGGGAAAGGGAAAGGGCGATCTGTTAGCTGATGAAGGGGTGTGAATTTACATGTACTGTGAACACTTCCTGGCAACACGTGCACATACAAAGTACGCGAACTGCCACTACAATCGATATATTCTCCAGCCAGATAAAAATCTGTGTGTAAAATTCATGAGAATTCGtatcattttaatatcaaatcgAGTGTGAAGGCCTAGAGCCCCTTAGCTATTATTAATATGTTGATTGAAATTACTGCTGATCTCTACCCTGAATCGTGGTATAAATTGTAGCACCTCCCCTAACGAAGTAAAATTTAATTCGGATCTCCCTACCATAACATTGGTGTTGTTTGGTGAATAGAACACTAACAGTGACATTTCTGAAGGATTACTGGTGACTGAACCTAACATAAAATCCCCGCAGCGATCATAACACGGTAATAGAAAGGGGATTTGTACCTGCTAGAACGTATCTGTGACACTCACTGTAGCTTCTGATTGGCCCAGACAGATAAAGGGGTGGAGACTAACTCGCGGTAGCTTGCGACGGCAAGGATGTACGGCGATACACACAGATACACGCGGTACAGCGCTGTGTAGTGTGGTACTGCTATTTACACTAGGTAACgaaaaaaactttaatttgacaGTAAACTCAACAGTGCTGACCACACAAACAGGACATAATGACTACAACTACATCCTATTTGTGTGGTCATTTACGTGAAATATTTCGGCATTATTCTATAACATTGACAAAGACTTTACAAGTAACTGTTAACTTTCAACTCTCGGCTTGTAATAACATTGACGAGGATTTAATACTCATAGCCAATAGTGtgtacaaatattgatataatattacatttacAGGGCCATGTGGTGATCTCAGCTGGGCGGAATACTATAGAACGGACATGAAATGACTACTGAGATTCTACGGCCACCGAGGTGGATGAGGATCGCTAACCAGCCTTGCATGGTGTCGGATTAATCCCCAATTACCACGAGCGCTATGGCACAGTTCGCAAGTGCATGTGGGCTGCtttaaaacatttgattgaATAGGACCTCCACAGACAGGATGGATGGTCTAGCGGGCGTGGTTCTGGCCCTGCTCCTGGGGATGTGTGTGTGTACTGACATCGTATACCGAGTAACGGAGGAACAGTCGGGCGGTATGTTTATAGGAAATGTGGCACTGGATTCGAATCTTAATTTAAACCTGAGCGAAAGTGATTATAGAACATTGCGATATAGTGTTCTGGCTAGTACGACAGATAACGACCACCAGTATTTTACTATTAACCAGACAACAGGAAACCTGTACACTTCGTCCCTACTGGATCGGGAGGTCATCTGTCCATACACTGACCAGTGTAAACTGGACATTGAAATAACGGCCCAGTCAGCGATAACTAGCTACTTCAAAAAATTAACCATTATTGTATACATTGATGACGTGAATGATCATTATCCTGTGTTTCTAAAGACCTCACAATCTCTAACGATACCAGAGTCGGTACTTCCGGGAACCTCCTTTACTGTAGATGGTGCTAAGGATGCCGATCGTAGCACCAACTATGGTATACAGAGCTATATATTATATCCTCAGGATTTACCATTTTCtgtaaattttgttaaaaatttggACGGTACGTCTGTTGTCCGAATCATAGTCGATGGTACGCTTGACAGAGAATCTCGTGATCTTTATGAATTGACGCTTGTTGCCAAAGATGGCGGTGTTCCACCAAAAACGGCAGATCTCTCAGTGGACGTGCACGTGACTGATGTCAATGACAACGCCCCCGTGCTAAGCCGGAAGACGTATAACGAAACCGTCCGAGAAGACATGCCAGTGGGCAGTACATTACTGACTTTGTCGGCGACTGACCTCGACTCCGGACGTAATGGGGAGGTCAGGTACGGAATCAGCCCTCATCAGACAGAGAcaattaaaaatttgttttttatcaatGCAACATCTGgtgaattaattttaataaacCCCTTGACCTATGTCCGTGGGAACTCATATAAGATCATCGTAGAGGTCAGTGACCGAGGTCAACAGCCGATGACCACACAGACCTACGTCATTGTCACTGTGCTTGATTCCGGAAATAACCCACCGGAAATTATCCTCGGACTACTGACGAATGGTGTGGCAAAAATTTCCGAGTACGCACCGTTCGGAACAACTGTGGCGCACGTGGCAGTAGTAGATCAGGACTCTGGACATAATGGTATTGTAATGTGTAGTTTAGATAGTACAATATTCGAGTTACAGGTACTCGACATAAACGAGTACAGGGTTCTCGTGTCGCAGGCCCTTGACCGTGAACGTCTCGCAAGGCACAGCGTCACGGTTTCGTGTCAAGATAGCGGTACACCCATGCTCGTATCTAACGCCAATTTCTTTGTGGAGGTTCTTGACGTCAATGACAATGCGCCAATATTCCACATGCAGACCTACTCTGCCAGTATAGacgaaaataacaaaattggTAAGGAAATCTTACAAGTTACTGCTACAGATTACGACGAAGGTCAAAACGCCGAGGTCAAATACCGCTTGTTACATTCGAATGATACTGTGATTCAGGTTGATGCGCACACAGGTATTATTCGTGCCAACGCCGTTTTCGATCGCGAGCGGATGTCGTCGTTCATGTTCAAAGTGCTCGCCATCGACGGAGGAAGTCCCCCAAAGTCTGGGACAACGACGGTCTCTGTCACTGTTCAGGATGTTAATGACGAAAAGCCACAATTCCTAgagaatttgtttatatttaagcGAAAAGAGAATCGTCAGGCTGGGACGATAGTTGGAAGGTTGATGGCTATGGACGACGACGAGGGAGACAGCGGGAGGGTTGTATTCTCGCTGGCAGAGGAGTCGCCTATTTTCAGCACACTTCCATTTGTTGTGTACTCGGACGGTATAATAAAAACAACGTCGGAACTAGATCGCGAGAGAAAGAAATTCTACGACTTTAAAGTGATGGCGTCCGACCTCGGTCGTCCAACTTTAAGTAGCACAGCTAATGTGAAAATATTTATCGAGGATGAAAATGACAACAGTCCTAACATCATATTCCCTAGTTATACCAACAATACAATAGTGATATCGGTGGGAACTCCACCCGGAAGTGTTATTGGCACTGTGCGTGCGCAGGACCCGGATGAAGGGTTGAACGGAGAAGTGTCTTATAGTTTCGATGGTGATAATCAAACATcatatttcagaatattttctGAAACTGGGGATGTCATTTTACAGAAAAGTGTTGAATTATTCGCCGGAAGTGTATTTTCTCTAAACATAATCGCCACAGATCAAGGAGACCCCCCACGAAGCTCTCGACAGACGATGAAAATTATCATCGGAACAACGCTAGGTTCcaacaaaaacatcaatattatcaTCGTTGTTTCTTTGGTGGGAGTAACGTTAGTGCTGTCTACAGGAATAATTTTAGTAATCTGTATTATAAGAAGAATTGACACCAATAAAGAGAGGTCAAGAAAACCCACTTCTGACACCATCACGTCCAACGGCCTGGCCGGGGTCCCAAATAACACATACGGGACCCTCAATAAACCGGTGGCGGAAGTGATATCTGAACTGGAACGGAAGCGGAAGGAAGTTACTTTTGCTTTCAGTCCTGACCAACAAATACCCTCTGATGAAACGTATTATGAAGACAAGGGTCATAAATCAGTTGGGAAGCAAGTTTCCTATGGGGTGAGTGTTTCTTCACATTTACCAGTTTTTGATGAGCTTTTCTGTTcaatttaagtatttttttctctGTGGTAATCCCTTTTACTTCTTTAATGGTTTGTGACGTTTTTCGTGCTTTCAAATTACAGTGTGCCATTTTAAGTGTAA harbors:
- the LOC117329882 gene encoding protocadherin beta-2-like isoform X1 is translated as MDGLAGVVLALLLGMCVCTDIVYRVTEEQSGGMFIGNVALDSNLNLNLSESDYRTLRYSVLASTTDNDHQYFTINQTTGNLYTSSLLDREVICPYTDQCKLDIEITAQSAITSYFKKLTIIVYIDDVNDHYPVFLKTSQSLTIPESVLPGTSFTVDGAKDADRSTNYGIQSYILYPQDLPFSVNFVKNLDGTSVVRIIVDGTLDRESRDLYELTLVAKDGGVPPKTADLSVDVHVTDVNDNAPVLSRKTYNETVREDMPVGSTLLTLSATDLDSGRNGEVRYGISPHQTETIKNLFFINATSGELILINPLTYVRGNSYKIIVEVSDRGQQPMTTQTYVIVTVLDSGNNPPEIILGLLTNGVAKISEYAPFGTTVAHVAVVDQDSGHNGIVMCSLDSTIFELQVLDINEYRVLVSQALDRERLARHSVTVSCQDSGTPMLVSNANFFVEVLDVNDNAPIFHMQTYSASIDENNKIGKEILQVTATDYDEGQNAEVKYRLLHSNDTVIQVDAHTGIIRANAVFDRERMSSFMFKVLAIDGGSPPKSGTTTVSVTVQDVNDEKPQFLENLFIFKRKENRQAGTIVGRLMAMDDDEGDSGRVVFSLAEESPIFSTLPFVVYSDGIIKTTSELDRERKKFYDFKVMASDLGRPTLSSTANVKIFIEDENDNSPNIIFPSYTNNTIVISVGTPPGSVIGTVRAQDPDEGLNGEVSYSFDGDNQTSYFRIFSETGDVILQKSVELFAGSVFSLNIIATDQGDPPRSSRQTMKIIIGTTLGSNKNINIIIVVSLVGVTLVLSTGIILVICIIRRIDTNKERSRKPTSDTITSNGLAGVPNNTYGTLNKPVAEVISELERKRKEVTFAFSPDQQIPSDETYYEDKGHKSVGKQVSYGEHVSQAFLKLQDDNHSETSGETNTSDSGRGLSDDEVHGSRGGSYSKGRVVPKSKPNMEVNVYQNQNTFFPDGREPISPISLPRFTAYPPYTSNNGRYQGDTGSSYAVHRPLQTFHFGTKSSSIDDDSGSTSGIHTMDEDFTAHLKDSVI
- the LOC117329882 gene encoding protocadherin beta-2-like isoform X2; translated protein: MDGLAGVVLALLLGMCVCTDIVYRVTEEQSGGMFIGNVALDSNLNLNLSESDYRTLRYSVLASTTDNDHQYFTINQTTGNLYTSSLLDREVICPYTDQCKLDIEITAQSAITSYFKKLTIIVYIDDVNDHYPVFLKTSQSLTIPESVLPGTSFTVDGAKDADRSTNYGIQSYILYPQDLPFSVNFVKNLDGTSVVRIIVDGTLDRESRDLYELTLVAKDGGVPPKTADLSVDVHVTDVNDNAPVLSRKTYNETVREDMPVGSTLLTLSATDLDSGRNGEVRYGISPHQTETIKNLFFINATSGELILINPLTYVRGNSYKIIVEVSDRGQQPMTTQTYVIVTVLDSGNNPPEIILGLLTNGVAKISEYAPFGTTVAHVAVVDQDSGHNGIVMCSLDSTIFELQVLDINEYRVLVSQALDRERLARHSVTVSCQDSGTPMLVSNANFFVEVLDVNDNAPIFHMQTYSASIDENNKIGKEILQVTATDYDEGQNAEVKYRLLHSNDTVIQVDAHTGIIRANAVFDRERMSSFMFKVLAIDGGSPPKSGTTTVSVTVQDVNDEKPQFLENLFIFKRKENRQAGTIVGRLMAMDDDEGDSGRVVFSLAEESPIFSTLPFVVYSDGIIKTTSELDRERKKFYDFKVMASDLGRPTLSSTANVKIFIEDENDNSPNIIFPSYTNNTIVISVGTPPGSVIGTVRAQDPDEGLNGEVSYSFDGDNQTSYFRIFSETGDVILQKSVELFAGSVFSLNIIATDQGDPPRSSRQTMKIIIGTTLGSNKNINIIIVVSLVGVTLVLSTGIILVICIIRRIDTNKERSRKPTSDTITSNGLAGVPNNTYGTLNKPVAEVISELERKRKEVTFAFSPDQQIPSDETYYEDKGHKSVGKQVSYGEHVSQAFLKLQDDNHSETSGETNTSDSGRGLSDDEVHGSRGGSYSKVVPKSKPNMEVNVYQNQNTFFPDGREPISPISLPRFTAYPPYTSNNGRYQGDTGSSYAVHRPLQTFHFGTKSSSIDDDSGSTSGIHTMDEDFTAHLKDSVI